Within the Seriola aureovittata isolate HTS-2021-v1 ecotype China chromosome 24, ASM2101889v1, whole genome shotgun sequence genome, the region catcacgtacgtcacatttttacaaacttCATATCAGTTACTCTGCAATCAATCCTACTTTTACAATCTTTACATTTATACTCTATATTCTTGCTCTTTGCTTACATGTTTATACTCTTTTAGACTAAGTCTTtttgctcatttacacacatgcagctggaaccctccacctcctctttggCGCTCCGCCCTTCTACGTCCAACTGACTGGCCCGGACCAGACCGTACCGGATCGGACCAGAATTTGCaaacaaatacatcaaaaaagTCTTAGAAAACTACTTGTTGTCATATAGCAGGCTTTTACCATCATGTGAGACACTAGTCAAATGCTGCTCCGCGTCACCGCGATGTTTAGAGCAAAGTCCAATACTTTTTCCTCAAGCCGTTGTAGCAGTAATTGCTATGTCAACTCCAACAAGGACTTCAAATCCAGAGACAAGTATTATTCAAATTCCAACCACGAAGGGACTCGAACCCTCAATCTTCTGATCCGAAGTCAGACGCCCTGTCCATTAGGCCACATGGTCACACCTAACAATGCTTAAGGggccttttcattttcttattgttttgacctttttgtcGGGGTAAACACAAAAGTGtgagttgtttttcatttagtttcatttgCTGCCTAAGCCCAAACACGACAGTGGTAGTGGCCAGTATGGGGATCGAACCCATGACCTTGGCGTTATTAGCACCACGCTCTAACCAGCTGAGCTAACCGGCCTGTTTTCTGTGGTTTTGTGAGTAAaatttattcaacatttatCTTGGGGCTGGCTGAAAAACAGTTCAGCACCACAGGCTGAGAGAAGAGTGCTTCTTTGTGGAGGATTAATAGGTGGATTATCACTAGTGGCCAGTATGGTCAGtattgaacccatgaccttggcGTTATTAGCACCACACTCTAACCAGCTAAGCTAACCGACCTGTTTACGCTCATTTTCTGAACAAAATTTATTACAGCATTTATTTTGAGGAGGTTAAAAGACACTTCACTTTTcacttgtttcatttcagcctTACACTCTTAAACATTTCCAAAAACTGTGAAGCGATCAAGCATTTGCCTGTAATTTCAGGTGCCACAGTTTGATCACAAGACATCAGGCACCACCGCTCTAGAGAAGGAAATGATCAGTTTTTTGGTGTAAAGGTGCAGAAATTGCTTTAAGTATGCTTCCATTTAAGATAAGAATGCATGGCATGAAGCTGTGACTGCTGAGAGGCCTCAGGTGTTAACCACAACTAACACACCCACAGTATTCCATGTTGGACACAAAGGATTCAAACCTTCAATATTCTCAAAAACCACAGTCCTTATCATTTATGTTCACTTTCATCTCAGCTTTGTTGGCAAGCAGAACAATTTCATGCAAAGGTGCAGTTTCTAATTTTACCTCTGGAAGTTTAACTTAGTCATTTTTGCTCTCAacatatttacttattttagcTGGAAACGtataaaatgaactgaaatcacGTCCAGCCTCATCaaatttgctgattttctgcaccttcacagcagctgagtggtgtgtgtgtttgtgtgggagttATGGGAGAGGGTAGACTTCGTACCGAGCCGCCCGTCCAGTCGAACAAACAGCTCACAGATGCTGAAGGCGACGTGTGGTGCGGATACTCTCCGCAACGACACACAGCACGCTTCGTTTGCTCTCTTTGGACTGACGGACCAGGCAGTGATCCAGGTCCACTTTCCTGAAAGACCAGAAAATGGACTCACAACTGCTTTTACACATTAAACACTGATTTCTGTCCGTTTGTCGTCTGGTTGCGTGACCAATATTCCCAACACGCCTTTCAATCTGACACCTattaatgtacaaaaatataatgGTTTATTTCCTGCCTTGCATTGTCCTCTATGTAAGTCCTGTATGTGCCAGTGTAGGATAACATGATCATTTATTCATCCTCACAGGGAAACCCTCTTCTCACATTCCCTCTatcacaggtcagaggtcagacatcaatgtgttgctgttgtcaGGGGAAACACTGAATCTAGATACTGCATCTGAATTTattgcagaataaaaaaaaactcaaggaGCTTATCCCTACATCTCAAGATTAATTGATATagatcatttaaattaattattaataaaggACTAGCTTCATACTTCATCTAATGAGTCTCAAATGACACCATGATGACACCCGCCTGAGCAGCTGTTGAACGCACACCTGCAcactgcatgctgggatacCTGGAGTTGAGCTCCCGCAGTAACGTGGGCACCTCCAGCTCGTGTTTGGTCACGATGCCGAAGGAGGCTTTGACGGCCACGGAGTCGGATCCGCTGATGTTGAACCCCACGTCGTTGATGATGTGGTTTCCCAGGCGACCGTTGAGGGCCACGTCGGATTTGTCCTCATAGTTCAGGAGCTGATAAGAAGACACCCCAGGGAAATAGTCAGTAGATACATGTTACTAAGTTTTAAGATTTtccacaaatacacattttagatacaaaacatatgataagGAGTTAAAGTTTGCTCCACCAGTAAATATAATACACACAATAAACCAGTTGTGTAGTATTTCACATTATAGCAATCATAGATGTCATGTTTGTGCACTgggtaattttatttttgatattttttctaGTTGtcaatgcaggacttttactgcATTAATATGAtgcagtgtttttacagtgacagTTCCTCAACCATTGGATATATTCACCAAATTTTCTCTCAGAATTAAAGTGTAGCTTTCAATTACTGTGAAGCCAAAAACTGTTCAAACGgcacattattttacattttaaatgagatCCCCAAACTTTCCAAGCtaaaaaaaagctgaatttagatgaaatatttcaatttgATGGAGTAAATATCATATAAGTTCACGTCGAGCTGGAAAAAGCTGGGACAGAATATTTATTATAGCTCCTGTCAGATAATGTGGAATAAACCTCAAAGGTCAAATTTGATGATTTGTCTTTACGGAACATATTGTACCTGCTGTAATCTCCTTCTCCCCGACCAGGATGTCTTTCAGTGAGAAAGGGGTCGAGGCGTACTTGCTCTTCTTCCAGAAatgcctcttcctcttcctggtgACCAGGCTGAGGGGCTGGTAGCGGTCGGCCTCGCTCAGGCTCGGGACTGGGATCAACCTCCCGGTGTCTCCAACCTGCTTCACAAAATTCTTAGTGGCTGCAGCAAACATTTCCAGAGATGCACGAGAGTGTTGAACCAGGTAAAGAAATATAGTCCTCTTTACAACAACCACCTCCAAAGACAACTGCAGAGTCACGGGGTGTATCAGCTGGTCTTGTTTGCTGATGTTAAATAATGCAGGTGGTGTGTAAGGGAATATGGGACGAGGTGCGTGTTAACCTGGTCACTGTCGgcctgctgcttcctgtcacGTGGAAAGACAAATTACAGGAGTTTTCTTACACATTTTTCCGGCATGTTTGCCTATTGTGGTGGTTGatttttatctgtatttgtacattttgataCTAAAAGTCTCACTGTGAAGGGTTAATAAGAGGAAAATAGAGGACTTGcataattacaataaattaCAGGAATTACACCAATTAGAAAAGATGATCTGTGAAAAAATCAGGAGCCACATGTTCGTCTTTGACTCTGTGATACATGAAAGATCTGTGAGCCTGAAAAACGGGCTGaatcatatcttttttttaaggatGTCTCTGTGGTTTTTGTAACATCTAATGTTTTTTCATTGCAGCTTTTTTTAGTTTGGATAATGTCCacctttcagtgtgtgtgtcctgcatgCACGGTCGTGGGCCGATCTCTCCTGTGGTTACACTGCTGTCTAGTCTATACATCCAGAAATAGCCTGTATGTTGGAGGCTTTGAAAAAAACCACATGTATAAAACGCTTTTTTAACCACAGGAGCTGAGGTCAGTATTAGTGTGCTACACAATACGCTCCCTGTAATTTTTTACTTCTTGGCCAAATGTAATTCCTTGAAAGGACAAGACAAATCATCTTCCTGTAATTCACACTTAAGCCACACAGCTTTGTCTGCTGTGTCAGTGTTGACCAAAGAGGATTTCACCTGGAATCCCCTGGTCAGACTAAAAAGATGTGAGTGCAGACGAAGACAGGATGAAGGGTATGACGAGAGCGTGTGATGAACTTTAGGCCACTTTCAACTAAACAACAGGTTTCACAAAGTTTGGTTTTGATCTGATAAAAAGTACACCAGGGCCAAAATCAGCAATATTGATACcaatatacaaaatacaaatacagtttgAAAACCAGAACTACATCCCTGACAGAAAGTGCAAACACCACGTGACGTCTACTGACGCTTTAAAATCGTCTAAAACGACCTGCTCAGTGTCTCAGGAGGAAAGGAGGACAGACCGACACCGGCTTTTTCAGGGACTGACACTTGTGACCTTTGGGTCAAAAGCGCATTTTCTCTTACAACCAGGTCCCCACACTACATATAAAACTATGAATGTGTAGAAGCTGAAAACTCTGACCTGATGGAGGAACTGTCTTCCCATCCGCCTCCCCTGTGGCTCTGCCCTTCTGCCTCTCACTCCTTAATGGGAAATCAGTCTGTTCTCCAAGCACCTCAGACACTTCCTGACCTGTTCTGCAAAGGAAACAAGTGAAATCTGCTTCATCCTCAGACTTAAACGTCCCTTTAAGAAGGCTCTGGGAACTCAGTTCAGGCTAAAATCACTTGTTAAGATGACAGTAATCTGTGTAGGAATCACCGCTGGAGATGGAGacgctgtttgttttcttctcttcctccggGACATCACCTCAGGGACTGACAGTCTGCACCGACTTGGCAGAGCTTTGGCCTGGAAAACACATCAGACGAGTGTAACATGCACGTTGTAAAGCGCTCAAGCTGGAGTGCACAGATGTGGGTCAGCAAGTGGAGTTTCAATAAGAGAGAAGTTAAAGAAGTCATAAACAAACACTTCCTTCATAAAAAACGACAAATAATTTCACCCACATGTTTCCAAAAATATGGAACAGTAGACAAAATATGTGAAGTAGCAAACTTCATTTGAAAGCTTTTTTCTGGCTTATTTAATATTGAATGTTAAATG harbors:
- the LOC130165324 gene encoding pejvakin-like encodes the protein MFAAATKNFVKQVGDTGRLIPVPSLSEADRYQPLSLVTRKRKRHFWKKSKYASTPFSLKDILVGEKEITAGVSSYQLLNYEDKSDVALNGRLGNHIINDVGFNISGSDSVAVKASFGIVTKHELEVPTLLRELNSRKVDLDHCLVRQSKESKRSVLCVVAESIRTTRRLQHL